The following coding sequences are from one Gadus macrocephalus chromosome 3, ASM3116895v1 window:
- the aimp1a gene encoding aminoacyl tRNA synthase complex-interacting multifunctional protein 1a isoform X1, protein MFLARSLVKMSSHNPLVRLEQRAVEADRLIEYLTQQVQLLKDKAVVQASVREEKKLTAENAKLKQDIEDLKKQLLEKERKRGVEVPMPSGDAGVVECSSKPSPPPAAAVQSASPTEALAPKDEGKKKKPEKKAGEKKPVAPQEELKVDVSRLDLRVGRILTAEKHPDADSLYVEQVDVGEATPRTVVSGLVKHIPIEQMQNRMAVLMCNLKPAKMRGVVSQAMVMCASSPDKVEILDPPAGSVPGDRLTFQGFPGEPDKELNPKKKVWEQVQPDLRTDQSCVATYKGAPFEVAGKGVCRAQTMSNSGIK, encoded by the exons GTTCTTAGCCCGCTCCTTAGTGAAGATGTCGAGCCACAATCCCCTGGTGAGGTTGGAGCAGAGAGCCGTCGAGGCTGACCGCCTCATAGAGTACCTCACACAGCAGGTCCAGCTCCTCAAGGACAAGGCCG TTGTGCAGGCCAGCGTGcgggaggagaagaagctgacGGCGGAGAACGCAAAACTCAAGCAGGACATCGAGGACTTGAAAAAGCAGCtgctggagaaagagaggaaaagaggag TGGAGGTGCCCATGCCATCGGGGGACGCGGGTGTGGTCGAGTGCAGTTCCAAGCCGAGTCCTCCCCCTGCAGCAGCGGTCCAGTCAGCCTCCCCGACAGAGGCCCTCGCTCCCAAGGAcgaggggaagaagaagaagccagaGAAAAAAG CAGGGGAGAAGAAGCCGGTGGCCCCTCAGGAGGAGCTTAAGGTGGATGTGTCCCGCCTGGACCTGCGGGTGGGCCGCATCCTCACCGCCGAGAAGCACCCCGACGCAGACTCCCTGTACGTGGAGCAGGTGGACGTCGGAGAGGCCACGCCCAGGACGGTGGTCAGCGGCCTGGTCAAGCACATCCCCATTGAGCAG ATGCAGAACCGGATGGCGGTGCTGATGTGTAACCTCAAGCCGGCCAAGATGCGCGGGGTGGTGTCCCAGGCCATGGTGATGTGTGCCAGCTCCCCGGACAAGGTGGAGATCCTGGACCCGCCCGCCGGCTCCGTACCCGGGGACAGGCTCACCTTCCAGGGATTCCCAG GGGAGCCAGACAAAGAGCTGAACCCCAAGAAGAAGGTGTGGGAGCAGGTGCAGCCGGACCTGCGCACGGACCAGAGCTGCGTGGCCACCTACAAGGGGGCGCCGTTCGAGGTGGCCGGCAAGGGCGTGTGCAGAGCCCAGACCATGAGCAACAGTGGCATCAAATAA
- the aimp1a gene encoding aminoacyl tRNA synthase complex-interacting multifunctional protein 1a isoform X2 codes for MSSHNPLVRLEQRAVEADRLIEYLTQQVQLLKDKAVVQASVREEKKLTAENAKLKQDIEDLKKQLLEKERKRGVEVPMPSGDAGVVECSSKPSPPPAAAVQSASPTEALAPKDEGKKKKPEKKAGEKKPVAPQEELKVDVSRLDLRVGRILTAEKHPDADSLYVEQVDVGEATPRTVVSGLVKHIPIEQMQNRMAVLMCNLKPAKMRGVVSQAMVMCASSPDKVEILDPPAGSVPGDRLTFQGFPGEPDKELNPKKKVWEQVQPDLRTDQSCVATYKGAPFEVAGKGVCRAQTMSNSGIK; via the exons ATGTCGAGCCACAATCCCCTGGTGAGGTTGGAGCAGAGAGCCGTCGAGGCTGACCGCCTCATAGAGTACCTCACACAGCAGGTCCAGCTCCTCAAGGACAAGGCCG TTGTGCAGGCCAGCGTGcgggaggagaagaagctgacGGCGGAGAACGCAAAACTCAAGCAGGACATCGAGGACTTGAAAAAGCAGCtgctggagaaagagaggaaaagaggag TGGAGGTGCCCATGCCATCGGGGGACGCGGGTGTGGTCGAGTGCAGTTCCAAGCCGAGTCCTCCCCCTGCAGCAGCGGTCCAGTCAGCCTCCCCGACAGAGGCCCTCGCTCCCAAGGAcgaggggaagaagaagaagccagaGAAAAAAG CAGGGGAGAAGAAGCCGGTGGCCCCTCAGGAGGAGCTTAAGGTGGATGTGTCCCGCCTGGACCTGCGGGTGGGCCGCATCCTCACCGCCGAGAAGCACCCCGACGCAGACTCCCTGTACGTGGAGCAGGTGGACGTCGGAGAGGCCACGCCCAGGACGGTGGTCAGCGGCCTGGTCAAGCACATCCCCATTGAGCAG ATGCAGAACCGGATGGCGGTGCTGATGTGTAACCTCAAGCCGGCCAAGATGCGCGGGGTGGTGTCCCAGGCCATGGTGATGTGTGCCAGCTCCCCGGACAAGGTGGAGATCCTGGACCCGCCCGCCGGCTCCGTACCCGGGGACAGGCTCACCTTCCAGGGATTCCCAG GGGAGCCAGACAAAGAGCTGAACCCCAAGAAGAAGGTGTGGGAGCAGGTGCAGCCGGACCTGCGCACGGACCAGAGCTGCGTGGCCACCTACAAGGGGGCGCCGTTCGAGGTGGCCGGCAAGGGCGTGTGCAGAGCCCAGACCATGAGCAACAGTGGCATCAAATAA